In the Paroedura picta isolate Pp20150507F chromosome 15, Ppicta_v3.0, whole genome shotgun sequence genome, one interval contains:
- the RASL10B gene encoding ras-like protein family member 10B, with translation MVTTFKIAVLGAQGVGKSAIVRQFLYNEFSEVCVPTKARRIYLPAVVMNGHVHDLQIMDFPPITSFPVNTLQEWADVCCRGLRSVHAYILVYDICCFDSFEYVKTIRQQILETRVIGTSDTPIIIVGNKRDLQKGRVIPRWNVSNLVKKTWKCGYIECSAKYNWHILLLFSELLKSMGCARCKHVHTTIRFQGALRRNRCTIM, from the exons ATGGTGACAACTTTCAAGATTGCCGTGCTGGGTGCTCAAGGGGTCGGGAAGAGTGCCATTGTCCGCCAGTTCCTCTACAACGAGTTCAGCGAAGTCTGTGTGCCCACCAAGGCCCGCCGCATCTACCTGCCTGCCGTGGTCATGAACGGCCACGTCCACGACCTACAGATCATGGACTTCCCACCCATCACCTCTTTCCCAGTAAACACACTGCAG GAGTGGGCGGACGTGTGCTGCCGAGGCCTCCGGAGCGTTCATGCCTACATCTTGGTCTATGACATCTGTTGTTTTGACAGCTTCGAGTATGTCAAAACCATTAGGCAGCAGATCCTAGAGACGAG GGTCATCGGCACCTCTGACACGCCCATCATCATCGTGGGGAACAAGCGGGACCTCCAGAAGGGCCGGGTCATCCCGCGCTGGAACGTCTCCAACCTGGTGAAGAAGACCTGGAAGTGCGGCTACATCGAGTGCTCGGCCAAGTACAACTGGCACATCCTCCTGCTCTTCAGCGAACTCCTCAAGAGCATGGGCTGCGCCCGTTGCAAGCACGTCCACACCACCATCCGCTTCCAGGGGGCCCTGCGGAGGAACCGATGCACCATCATGTGA
- the GAS2L2 gene encoding GAS2-like protein 2 isoform X2 — MSGIQEAPMKSIRPYESSEQYLYAMKEDLAEWLNELYGLEINVASFLEILETGSVLCGHANHVTQVARDFSREYPSLVHKVQLPTGGVTCNESAQPGTFQARDNVSNFIQWCRKEMGIKVLMFETEDLVLRKNEKNFILCLLEVARRASRFGMSAPVLIQMEEEIEEEIREDMNLPPEETPLPRPQRQPRNFKNLDQMVQHLVSRCTCPVQFCMIKVSEGKYRVGNSHTLIFVRILRNHVMVRVGGGWDTLEHYLDKHDPCRCTSLSHKQSLKTTSLQRAQVTRVQHEITARPDDPSTPQPTLIVSRSQSPLPPVDWRTYTAHALGVRRNTLSPLPSDHSNRSKKPPGAQMSQDHSEPWRAPSARARRCSATPPPRLPAPEEKPTSKPSAPSRRETGHDPLPCRQNGSTNSSPSKALPKPAQGRETKTVQTAALQKAGKRVPSAPATQRNPSNQLPGSSHQELKYGSTPVRPCSPSKYNQASKSQLERPTGLREAATGSQGWWTKRPLSPVKQPSQVPKQDSGIKPGVTFCRPPTPRKAYQKELCFKDRDNPAANGLLPRESASFTAGPDTGRGKTGSLEISPGRFLESSRVRICRSDAGTQIKETRALSREGEAPKGPWTDSKGGHGSPKEKERVYTPLPIGRVEEQALYRSLEEEILSNIKELETESYGNLHPKENQVRDFRTDDSLRKDALPFGCNGPRWSTHALSCLPCAKKALSPGEAVPRSGVYVPACGPRWPPVGLPYDSVIQELSRTLRRDPVETERNSPQLSSLLVNGNQTDHVVLERIAIPEEKNAATEPKLNEPAHNTQEKHADIARNGDALEPEVTLGQDVCSTTSSPESSKPPQNRPRRSLKKPERVPSIYKLKLRPKIRPRRDHRPGKRPSKIPKPVAYRHAQRASGAKAQVKAHSSEGPAQNCLAHMRQNASGNGGCIEDFPQCSPSSSLSRDSGKKTVKPKGSTELTDDEESWV, encoded by the exons ATGTCAGGGATCCAGGAGGCCCCCATGAAGAGCATCCGCCCCTACGAGTCAAGCGAGCAGTACTTGTACGCCATGAAGGAAGACCTCGCGGAGTGGCTGAACGAACTGTATGGCCTGGAAATCAACGTGGCCTCCTTCTTGGAGATCCTGGAGACGGGCAGCGTGCTCTGCGGCCACGCCAACCACGTCACCCAGGTGGCCCGAGATTTCAGCCGGGAGTACCCGAGCTTGGTTCACAAAGTCCAGCTGCCCACCGGTGGGGTCACCTGTAATGAATCGGCTCAGCCGGGCACATTCCAAGCCCGGGATAACGTGTCCAACTTCATCCAGTGGTGCCGGAAGGAGATGGGTATTAAAG TCCTGATGTTTGAGACGGAGGACCTCGTATTGCGCAAGAACGAGAAAAATTTCATCCTGTGCCTCTTGGAAGTGGCCCGACGTGCCTCCCGCTTCGGCATGAGCGCCCCCGTCTTAATCCAGATGGAGGAGGAGATCGAGGAGGAAATTCGCGAGGACATGAACCTGCCACCCGAGGAAACCCCTCTCCCCAGGCCCCAAAGGCAGCCCCGGAACTTCAAGAACCTAGACCAGATG GTCCAGCACCTGGTCAGCCGCTGCACATGCCCGGTTCAGTTCTGCATGATCAAGGTGTCGGAGGGGAAGTACCGCGTGGGAAACTCACACACCCTCATTTTTGTCAGG ATCCTGCGGAATCACGTCATGGTGCGAGTGGGCGGCGGCTGGGACACGCTGGAGCATTACCTGGATAAGCACGACCCCTGCCGATGCACCTCACTGT CTCACAAGCAGTCCTTGAAGACAACCAGCCTTCAGAGAGCACAAGTGACGAGGGTCCAGCACGAGATCACAGCCCGGCCAGACGACCCCAGCACGCCTCAGCCCACGTTAATTGTGAGCAGATCCCAAAGCCCGCTGCCCCCGGTGGACTGGAGGACCTACACGGCCCACGCTCTTGGCGTCCGTCGGAATACTCTGTCACCTTTGCCCTCAGACCACAGCAACAGGAGCAAGAAACCTCCGGGAGCCCAGATGTCCCAGGACCACTCTGAGCCATGGAGGGCTCCTTCAGCCAG AGCGAGACGATGCTCGGCCACTCCTCCCCCAAGGCTGCCGGCCCCTGAAGAGAAGCCAACTTCCAAACCGTCTGCCCCGAGCAGAAGAGAGACAGGGCACGATCCGCTCCCCTGCCGGCAGAACGGAAGCACCAACTCATCTCCTTCGAAAGCCCTTCCCAAGCCAGCGCAAGGAAGAGAGACCAAGACGGtccaaacggcggctctccagaaAGCGGGAAAGCGGGTGCCATCTGCTCCGGCGACACAGAGGAATCCTTCGAATCAGTTGCCAGGGAGCAGCCATCAGGAACTAAAGTACGGTTCCACTCCAGTCCGTCCTTGCAGCCCGTCCAAGTACAATCAGGCCTCCAAATCCCAACTAGAAAGGCCAACGGGGCTGAGAGAAGCAGCAACGGGGTCCCAAGGGTGGTGGACAAAGCGCCCCCTTTCCCCAGTAAAACAACCGTCTCAGGTTCCCAAGCAGGACAGCGGCATTAAGCCCGGAGTGACTTTTTGCAGACCCCCAACTCCTCGTAAGGCCTATCAGAAGGAGCTCTGCTTTAAAGACAGGGATAATCCTGCAGCCAATGGCCTCTTGCCAAGGGAATCGGCATCTTTTACGGCCGGTCCTGACACGGGAAGGGGCAAAACGGGAAGTCTGGAGATCTCTCCTGGTAGATTTTTGGAGAGCTCAAGGGTCAGAATCTGCAGATCGGATGCTGGAACACAAATAAAGGAGACTCGCGCATTGTcgagggagggggaagccccCAAAGGCCCTTGGACAGACAGCAAAGGGGGTCACGGATCCCCCAAGGAGAAGGAACGAGTCTATACACCTTTGCCCATTGGCCGGGTGGAAGAACAGGCTCTCTACAGGAGTCTAGAGGAAGAGATTTTGTCGAATATCAAGGAGCTGGAGACAGAGTCTTATGGTAATCTCCATCCCAAGGAGAACCAGGTGAGAGATTTCAGGACAGATGACAGTCTAAGGAAGGATGCCCTGCCCTTCGGTTGCAATGGCCCGAGGTGGTCCACACACGCTCTGTCCTGTTTGCCATGTGCCAAGAAGGCCTTGAGTCCTGGTGAAGCTGTGCCTCGTAGTGGAGTCTATGTGCCGGCCTGTGGGCCAAGGTGGCCCCCGGTGGGACTTCCTTATGACAGTGTcatccaagagctctccaggacACTGCGCAGGGATCCTGTGGAGACGGAGAGAAATTCTCCTCAGTTGAGTTCATTGCTAGTGAACGGAAACCAGACCGATCACGTAGTTCTGGAGAGGATAGCCATTCCTGAGGAGAAGAATGCGGCTACTGAACCAAAGCTTAATGAACCAGCTCACAACACCCAAGAAAAACACGCAGACATCGCCAGAAACGGCGATGCCCTTGAGCCTGAGGTAACCCTTGGCCAAGATGTTTGCTCTACCACAAGCTCTCCGGAGAGCTCCAAACCACCTCAGAACAGGCCGAGACGGTCTCTGAAGAAACCAGAGCGTGTACCGTCGATTTACAAGCTCAAGTTGCGTCCCAAGATCCGACCGCGCAGGGACCACAGGCCCGGGAAGAGGCCTTCAAAGATCCCCAAACCAGTGGCATACAGGCATGCCCAAAGGGCATCCGGTGCCAAAGCCCAGGTGAAGGCCCACAGCTCCGAAGGCCCAGCCCAGAACTGTCTCGCCCACATGAGGCAAAATGCCTCAGGGAATGGAGGGTGTATAGAAGATTTTCCTCAATGCAGCCCATCTTCTTCACTCAGCAGGGATTCTGGGAAGAAAACAGTAAAGCCGAAGGGGTCAACAGAGCTCACAGATGATGAGGAATCCTGGGTGTGA
- the GAS2L2 gene encoding GAS2-like protein 2 isoform X1 — protein sequence MSGIQEAPMKSIRPYESSEQYLYAMKEDLAEWLNELYGLEINVASFLEILETGSVLCGHANHVTQVARDFSREYPSLVHKVQLPTGGVTCNESAQPGTFQARDNVSNFIQWCRKEMGIKEVLMFETEDLVLRKNEKNFILCLLEVARRASRFGMSAPVLIQMEEEIEEEIREDMNLPPEETPLPRPQRQPRNFKNLDQMVQHLVSRCTCPVQFCMIKVSEGKYRVGNSHTLIFVRILRNHVMVRVGGGWDTLEHYLDKHDPCRCTSLSHKQSLKTTSLQRAQVTRVQHEITARPDDPSTPQPTLIVSRSQSPLPPVDWRTYTAHALGVRRNTLSPLPSDHSNRSKKPPGAQMSQDHSEPWRAPSARARRCSATPPPRLPAPEEKPTSKPSAPSRRETGHDPLPCRQNGSTNSSPSKALPKPAQGRETKTVQTAALQKAGKRVPSAPATQRNPSNQLPGSSHQELKYGSTPVRPCSPSKYNQASKSQLERPTGLREAATGSQGWWTKRPLSPVKQPSQVPKQDSGIKPGVTFCRPPTPRKAYQKELCFKDRDNPAANGLLPRESASFTAGPDTGRGKTGSLEISPGRFLESSRVRICRSDAGTQIKETRALSREGEAPKGPWTDSKGGHGSPKEKERVYTPLPIGRVEEQALYRSLEEEILSNIKELETESYGNLHPKENQVRDFRTDDSLRKDALPFGCNGPRWSTHALSCLPCAKKALSPGEAVPRSGVYVPACGPRWPPVGLPYDSVIQELSRTLRRDPVETERNSPQLSSLLVNGNQTDHVVLERIAIPEEKNAATEPKLNEPAHNTQEKHADIARNGDALEPEVTLGQDVCSTTSSPESSKPPQNRPRRSLKKPERVPSIYKLKLRPKIRPRRDHRPGKRPSKIPKPVAYRHAQRASGAKAQVKAHSSEGPAQNCLAHMRQNASGNGGCIEDFPQCSPSSSLSRDSGKKTVKPKGSTELTDDEESWV from the exons ATGTCAGGGATCCAGGAGGCCCCCATGAAGAGCATCCGCCCCTACGAGTCAAGCGAGCAGTACTTGTACGCCATGAAGGAAGACCTCGCGGAGTGGCTGAACGAACTGTATGGCCTGGAAATCAACGTGGCCTCCTTCTTGGAGATCCTGGAGACGGGCAGCGTGCTCTGCGGCCACGCCAACCACGTCACCCAGGTGGCCCGAGATTTCAGCCGGGAGTACCCGAGCTTGGTTCACAAAGTCCAGCTGCCCACCGGTGGGGTCACCTGTAATGAATCGGCTCAGCCGGGCACATTCCAAGCCCGGGATAACGTGTCCAACTTCATCCAGTGGTGCCGGAAGGAGATGGGTATTAAAG AAGTCCTGATGTTTGAGACGGAGGACCTCGTATTGCGCAAGAACGAGAAAAATTTCATCCTGTGCCTCTTGGAAGTGGCCCGACGTGCCTCCCGCTTCGGCATGAGCGCCCCCGTCTTAATCCAGATGGAGGAGGAGATCGAGGAGGAAATTCGCGAGGACATGAACCTGCCACCCGAGGAAACCCCTCTCCCCAGGCCCCAAAGGCAGCCCCGGAACTTCAAGAACCTAGACCAGATG GTCCAGCACCTGGTCAGCCGCTGCACATGCCCGGTTCAGTTCTGCATGATCAAGGTGTCGGAGGGGAAGTACCGCGTGGGAAACTCACACACCCTCATTTTTGTCAGG ATCCTGCGGAATCACGTCATGGTGCGAGTGGGCGGCGGCTGGGACACGCTGGAGCATTACCTGGATAAGCACGACCCCTGCCGATGCACCTCACTGT CTCACAAGCAGTCCTTGAAGACAACCAGCCTTCAGAGAGCACAAGTGACGAGGGTCCAGCACGAGATCACAGCCCGGCCAGACGACCCCAGCACGCCTCAGCCCACGTTAATTGTGAGCAGATCCCAAAGCCCGCTGCCCCCGGTGGACTGGAGGACCTACACGGCCCACGCTCTTGGCGTCCGTCGGAATACTCTGTCACCTTTGCCCTCAGACCACAGCAACAGGAGCAAGAAACCTCCGGGAGCCCAGATGTCCCAGGACCACTCTGAGCCATGGAGGGCTCCTTCAGCCAG AGCGAGACGATGCTCGGCCACTCCTCCCCCAAGGCTGCCGGCCCCTGAAGAGAAGCCAACTTCCAAACCGTCTGCCCCGAGCAGAAGAGAGACAGGGCACGATCCGCTCCCCTGCCGGCAGAACGGAAGCACCAACTCATCTCCTTCGAAAGCCCTTCCCAAGCCAGCGCAAGGAAGAGAGACCAAGACGGtccaaacggcggctctccagaaAGCGGGAAAGCGGGTGCCATCTGCTCCGGCGACACAGAGGAATCCTTCGAATCAGTTGCCAGGGAGCAGCCATCAGGAACTAAAGTACGGTTCCACTCCAGTCCGTCCTTGCAGCCCGTCCAAGTACAATCAGGCCTCCAAATCCCAACTAGAAAGGCCAACGGGGCTGAGAGAAGCAGCAACGGGGTCCCAAGGGTGGTGGACAAAGCGCCCCCTTTCCCCAGTAAAACAACCGTCTCAGGTTCCCAAGCAGGACAGCGGCATTAAGCCCGGAGTGACTTTTTGCAGACCCCCAACTCCTCGTAAGGCCTATCAGAAGGAGCTCTGCTTTAAAGACAGGGATAATCCTGCAGCCAATGGCCTCTTGCCAAGGGAATCGGCATCTTTTACGGCCGGTCCTGACACGGGAAGGGGCAAAACGGGAAGTCTGGAGATCTCTCCTGGTAGATTTTTGGAGAGCTCAAGGGTCAGAATCTGCAGATCGGATGCTGGAACACAAATAAAGGAGACTCGCGCATTGTcgagggagggggaagccccCAAAGGCCCTTGGACAGACAGCAAAGGGGGTCACGGATCCCCCAAGGAGAAGGAACGAGTCTATACACCTTTGCCCATTGGCCGGGTGGAAGAACAGGCTCTCTACAGGAGTCTAGAGGAAGAGATTTTGTCGAATATCAAGGAGCTGGAGACAGAGTCTTATGGTAATCTCCATCCCAAGGAGAACCAGGTGAGAGATTTCAGGACAGATGACAGTCTAAGGAAGGATGCCCTGCCCTTCGGTTGCAATGGCCCGAGGTGGTCCACACACGCTCTGTCCTGTTTGCCATGTGCCAAGAAGGCCTTGAGTCCTGGTGAAGCTGTGCCTCGTAGTGGAGTCTATGTGCCGGCCTGTGGGCCAAGGTGGCCCCCGGTGGGACTTCCTTATGACAGTGTcatccaagagctctccaggacACTGCGCAGGGATCCTGTGGAGACGGAGAGAAATTCTCCTCAGTTGAGTTCATTGCTAGTGAACGGAAACCAGACCGATCACGTAGTTCTGGAGAGGATAGCCATTCCTGAGGAGAAGAATGCGGCTACTGAACCAAAGCTTAATGAACCAGCTCACAACACCCAAGAAAAACACGCAGACATCGCCAGAAACGGCGATGCCCTTGAGCCTGAGGTAACCCTTGGCCAAGATGTTTGCTCTACCACAAGCTCTCCGGAGAGCTCCAAACCACCTCAGAACAGGCCGAGACGGTCTCTGAAGAAACCAGAGCGTGTACCGTCGATTTACAAGCTCAAGTTGCGTCCCAAGATCCGACCGCGCAGGGACCACAGGCCCGGGAAGAGGCCTTCAAAGATCCCCAAACCAGTGGCATACAGGCATGCCCAAAGGGCATCCGGTGCCAAAGCCCAGGTGAAGGCCCACAGCTCCGAAGGCCCAGCCCAGAACTGTCTCGCCCACATGAGGCAAAATGCCTCAGGGAATGGAGGGTGTATAGAAGATTTTCCTCAATGCAGCCCATCTTCTTCACTCAGCAGGGATTCTGGGAAGAAAACAGTAAAGCCGAAGGGGTCAACAGAGCTCACAGATGATGAGGAATCCTGGGTGTGA
- the C15H17orf50 gene encoding uncharacterized protein C17orf50 homolog isoform X1, with translation MILVPDLSVVTVAGVSRGFLPFPMSGSRPEEEERGKEEPHPPAELKVPETEAVAENSVGIFPTSSVEQAEKQDSWFWNWLSLSVLSGLTWLGDRNQVPQEAVCCRSERRPSGRMCPDCEIMFCKKCEKLHYSRAFIEHGLLGHHSPETLPRIVSPALSTGSVEVGAVADHEDDEVKKA, from the exons ATGATTTTAGTCCCTGACCTTTCGGTAGTAACTGTGGCCGGCGTCTccagag gttttctgccattcccgatgtctggaagcagaccagaagaggaagaaagagggaaagaggagccACATCCCCCTGCAGAGCTGAAGGTGCCAGAGACGGAGGCCGTGGCGGAGAACTCAGTCGGCATCTTCCCGACGTCGAGCGTGGAGCAAGCAGAGAAGCAGGACAGCTGGTTTTGGAACTGGTTGTCTTTATCCGTCCTGTCCGGGCTGACCTGGCTGGGGGACAG AAACCAGGTGCCCCAGGAGGCGGTGTGCTGTCGCTCGGAGAGAAGGCCGTCCGGGAGGATGTGTCCGGACTGTGAGATCATGTTCTGTAAGAAATGCGAGAAGCTGCACTACAGCCGGGCCTTCATCGAGCACGGACTCCTGGGTCACCACAGCCCAGAAACGCTGCCGAGGATCGTCAGCCCGGCCCTGAGCACAG GTTCTGTGGAGGTGGGCGCTGTTGCGGACCACGAAGACGACGAGGTCAAGAAGGCGTGA
- the C15H17orf50 gene encoding uncharacterized protein C17orf50 homolog isoform X2 has translation MSGSRPEEEERGKEEPHPPAELKVPETEAVAENSVGIFPTSSVEQAEKQDSWFWNWLSLSVLSGLTWLGDRNQVPQEAVCCRSERRPSGRMCPDCEIMFCKKCEKLHYSRAFIEHGLLGHHSPETLPRIVSPALSTGSVEVGAVADHEDDEVKKA, from the exons atgtctggaagcagaccagaagaggaagaaagagggaaagaggagccACATCCCCCTGCAGAGCTGAAGGTGCCAGAGACGGAGGCCGTGGCGGAGAACTCAGTCGGCATCTTCCCGACGTCGAGCGTGGAGCAAGCAGAGAAGCAGGACAGCTGGTTTTGGAACTGGTTGTCTTTATCCGTCCTGTCCGGGCTGACCTGGCTGGGGGACAG AAACCAGGTGCCCCAGGAGGCGGTGTGCTGTCGCTCGGAGAGAAGGCCGTCCGGGAGGATGTGTCCGGACTGTGAGATCATGTTCTGTAAGAAATGCGAGAAGCTGCACTACAGCCGGGCCTTCATCGAGCACGGACTCCTGGGTCACCACAGCCCAGAAACGCTGCCGAGGATCGTCAGCCCGGCCCTGAGCACAG GTTCTGTGGAGGTGGGCGCTGTTGCGGACCACGAAGACGACGAGGTCAAGAAGGCGTGA